One genomic window of Cumulibacter manganitolerans includes the following:
- the lipB gene encoding lipoyl(octanoyl) transferase LipB, which translates to MSQSPMVPPAAPPAGHPALEIEHLGLADGRRIDYQWAWDYQREVHARVATGELPARVLLLEHEPVYTAGRQTLPEERPFDGTPVIDVDRGGKITWHGPGQLVGYPIVRLPSRVGVVDHVRRMEQAVIDLLAELGIAAGRVEGRTGVWLPAVPSRPVTTSAAGIWDADPARAERPAPDAAARLIPDGRPAPAVDSAPDHRAVPAAAPSAAPVPPSLRNVIAAPARPERKICAIGIRVARRTTMHGFAVNVTNSTAAFENIIPCGISDAGVTSIAAELGAAPSLPELAAQLTPHLRRCLDYEIPLSDVVRRG; encoded by the coding sequence GTGAGCCAGTCCCCAATGGTGCCGCCGGCCGCCCCGCCCGCCGGCCATCCGGCGCTCGAGATCGAGCACCTCGGGCTCGCCGACGGCCGCCGCATCGACTACCAGTGGGCCTGGGACTACCAGCGGGAGGTGCACGCCCGGGTCGCCACCGGCGAGCTGCCCGCCCGGGTGCTGCTGCTCGAGCACGAACCGGTGTACACCGCCGGACGCCAGACCCTCCCCGAGGAGCGCCCGTTCGACGGCACGCCGGTCATCGACGTCGACCGCGGCGGGAAGATCACCTGGCACGGTCCGGGACAGCTCGTCGGCTACCCGATCGTCCGGCTGCCCTCGCGCGTCGGCGTCGTCGACCACGTCCGGCGCATGGAGCAGGCGGTCATCGACCTGCTGGCCGAGCTCGGCATCGCCGCCGGCCGCGTGGAGGGGCGCACCGGTGTCTGGCTGCCCGCCGTCCCGTCTCGTCCGGTGACCACGAGCGCCGCCGGGATCTGGGACGCCGACCCGGCCCGCGCCGAGCGCCCCGCGCCGGACGCCGCCGCCCGGCTGATCCCGGACGGCCGGCCCGCGCCCGCGGTCGACTCCGCTCCGGACCACCGCGCCGTCCCGGCCGCGGCACCGTCAGCCGCCCCGGTGCCGCCGTCGCTGCGCAATGTGATCGCCGCTCCGGCGCGGCCCGAGCGCAAGATCTGCGCGATCGGCATCCGGGTCGCCCGGCGTACGACGATGCACGGCTTCGCCGTCAACGTCACCAACTCGACCGCAGCCTTCGAGAACATCATCCCGTGCGGCATCAGCGACGCCGGCGTCACCTCGATCGCCGCCGAGCTCGGCGCGGCGCCCTCGCTGCCCGAGCTGGCGGCGCAGCTGACGCCGCACCTGCGCCGGTGCCTGGACTACGAGATCCCGCTGTCGGACGTCGTACGACGCGGATAG
- a CDS encoding ABC transporter permease has translation MAVKILTRVGIFLLTLIVASLVVFAFMNLLPGDPARTALGLNADDASVAALRERFGLDRPWPVRYFEWVGGMLHGDFGRAWIGDFDLTPQIWEKLSRTLILVVCGMIVALVVAVPFGVVMAVRHRRPSGVALSVLSQVGVAIPAFVLGLIFINYLALHLDWFKVGGYTAPQDDFVLFLRQITLPALSLGLVQGAVLSRYVRSAMLDVLGTDYLRTARAKGLTPYRAIIRHGLRNASIPVVTVLGLQLATLLVGAVVVERVFVIPGLGDMLLNEVANRDLIGVQSIVMVLVFITLFITLVVELLYVVLDPRLRSNR, from the coding sequence ATGGCCGTGAAGATCCTGACGCGCGTCGGCATCTTCCTGCTCACGCTGATCGTCGCGTCGCTCGTCGTCTTCGCGTTCATGAACCTGCTGCCGGGCGACCCGGCCCGCACCGCGCTCGGGCTCAACGCCGACGACGCGTCGGTGGCCGCGCTGCGCGAGCGCTTCGGGCTCGACCGGCCGTGGCCCGTCCGGTACTTCGAATGGGTGGGCGGCATGCTGCACGGCGACTTCGGGCGTGCCTGGATCGGCGACTTCGACCTCACTCCCCAGATCTGGGAGAAGCTCTCGCGCACCCTCATCCTGGTGGTCTGCGGCATGATCGTCGCCCTGGTCGTCGCGGTGCCGTTCGGCGTGGTGATGGCCGTGCGCCACCGCCGGCCCAGCGGCGTCGCACTCTCGGTGCTCTCCCAGGTCGGCGTCGCGATCCCCGCCTTCGTGCTCGGCCTGATCTTCATCAACTACCTCGCCCTGCACCTGGACTGGTTCAAGGTCGGCGGGTACACCGCGCCGCAGGACGACTTCGTGCTGTTCCTGCGCCAGATCACCCTGCCGGCCCTCTCGCTCGGGCTCGTGCAAGGCGCGGTCCTCAGCCGGTACGTGCGTTCGGCGATGCTCGACGTCCTCGGCACCGACTACCTGCGGACCGCCCGGGCCAAGGGCCTCACGCCGTACCGCGCGATCATCCGGCACGGGCTGCGCAACGCGTCCATCCCGGTGGTCACCGTCCTCGGGCTGCAGCTGGCCACCCTGCTGGTCGGCGCCGTGGTCGTCGAACGGGTCTTCGTGATCCCGGGCCTGGGCGACATGCTGCTCAACGAGGTGGCCAACCGCGACCTCATCGGCGTGCAGTCGATCGTGATGGTGCTGGTCTTCATCACGCTGTTCATCACCCTCGTCGTCGAGCTGCTGTACGTCGTCCTCGACCCGCGCCTGCGGAGCAACCGGTGA
- a CDS encoding DUF5302 domain-containing protein has translation MSTESTQDHSGAPEDIKAKFREALEKKHQRNHRHEDEAGAHGDSKAHGEHRRSGNDKTFRRKSG, from the coding sequence ATGAGCACCGAAAGCACCCAGGACCACTCCGGCGCGCCCGAGGACATCAAGGCCAAGTTCCGGGAGGCGCTGGAGAAGAAGCACCAGCGCAACCATCGGCACGAGGACGAGGCCGGCGCGCACGGCGACTCCAAGGCGCACGGCGAGCACCGGCGCTCCGGCAACGACAAGACGTTCCGCCGCAAGTCCGGCTGA
- the lipA gene encoding lipoyl synthase, translated as MTVAPEGRRLLRVEAKNAQSPIERKPAWIKTRAKMGPEYRELQSLVKSEGLHTVCQEAGCPNIFECWEDREATFLIGGDACTRRCDFCQIESAKPTSYDTGEPLRVAESVRTMGLRYATVTGVCRDDLPDEGAWLYAETIRQIHALNPGTGVEMLAPDFSGKPELLGQLFDARPEVFAHNVETVPRIFRRIRPGFRYERSLDVLTQARDAGLVTKSNLILGMGETRDEVGEALRQLHDAGCDLVTITQYLRPNIRLLPVDRWVKPEEFVELADEARAIGFAGVMSGPLVRSSYRAGRLYQQALDARAARPA; from the coding sequence GTGACTGTCGCACCCGAAGGACGCCGCCTGCTGCGGGTCGAGGCCAAGAACGCGCAGAGCCCGATCGAGCGCAAGCCGGCGTGGATCAAGACGCGCGCCAAGATGGGCCCGGAGTACCGCGAGCTGCAGTCGCTGGTGAAGTCCGAGGGGCTGCACACCGTCTGCCAGGAGGCCGGCTGCCCGAACATCTTCGAGTGCTGGGAGGACCGCGAGGCGACGTTCCTCATCGGCGGCGACGCGTGCACGCGGCGCTGCGACTTCTGCCAGATCGAGTCGGCCAAGCCGACGTCGTACGACACCGGGGAGCCGCTGCGCGTCGCCGAGTCGGTGCGCACGATGGGGCTGCGTTACGCCACCGTGACCGGCGTCTGCCGCGACGACCTGCCCGACGAGGGCGCCTGGCTGTACGCCGAGACGATCCGGCAGATCCACGCGCTCAACCCCGGCACCGGCGTCGAGATGCTGGCGCCGGACTTCTCCGGCAAGCCCGAGCTGCTCGGGCAGCTGTTCGACGCGCGCCCCGAGGTGTTCGCGCACAACGTGGAGACGGTGCCGCGGATCTTCCGGCGGATCCGTCCCGGGTTTCGCTACGAGCGCTCGCTCGACGTCCTCACCCAGGCGCGGGACGCCGGGCTGGTCACGAAGTCCAACCTGATCCTCGGCATGGGCGAGACCCGCGACGAGGTCGGCGAGGCGCTGCGCCAGCTGCACGATGCCGGCTGCGACCTGGTCACCATCACGCAGTACCTGCGCCCGAACATCCGGCTGCTGCCGGTCGACCGGTGGGTCAAGCCCGAGGAGTTCGTCGAGCTGGCCGATGAGGCCCGCGCGATCGGGTTCGCCGGCGTGATGTCCGGGCCGCTGGTGCGGTCGTCGTACCGCGCCGGCCGGCTCTACCAGCAGGCCCTCGACGCGCGCGCGGCCCGCCCCGCGTGA
- the bluB gene encoding 5,6-dimethylbenzimidazole synthase yields the protein MDVYEAIARRRDVRAEFTGEPVADDVLLRMLAAAHRAPSVGLSSPWDFVVVRDPQRLAAMAQHVAEARQRFADSLPADRRETFDPIKIEGICESGTGVVVSYDHSRGGAHVLGRHTIADTGLLSVALAIENLWLAGVAEGVGVGWVSFYDEDFLAGLVGLPDGVRPVAWLCVGPVHHLEETPDLERFGWRGRRPLEQAIHHETWGSVDAVRPR from the coding sequence ATGGATGTCTACGAGGCGATCGCGAGACGTCGCGACGTGCGGGCCGAGTTCACCGGCGAGCCGGTGGCGGACGACGTGCTGCTGCGGATGCTCGCCGCCGCCCATCGGGCGCCGAGCGTCGGACTGAGCAGCCCGTGGGACTTCGTCGTGGTCCGCGACCCGCAGCGGCTCGCCGCGATGGCGCAGCACGTCGCCGAGGCGCGGCAGCGGTTCGCCGACTCGCTGCCGGCGGATCGCCGCGAGACCTTCGACCCGATCAAGATCGAGGGCATCTGCGAGAGCGGCACCGGCGTCGTCGTCAGCTACGACCACTCCCGCGGCGGCGCGCACGTCCTCGGCCGGCACACGATCGCCGACACCGGCCTGCTGTCGGTGGCGCTGGCGATCGAGAACCTCTGGCTCGCCGGGGTCGCCGAGGGCGTCGGTGTCGGGTGGGTGTCGTTCTACGACGAGGACTTCCTCGCAGGGCTCGTCGGGCTGCCGGACGGCGTGCGCCCGGTGGCCTGGCTGTGCGTCGGCCCGGTGCATCACCTGGAGGAGACCCCCGACCTCGAACGCTTCGGTTGGCGCGGACGGCGACCGTTGGAGCAGGCGATCCACCACGAGACCTGGGGGTCTGTGGACGCCGTCCGGCCGCGCTAG